One genomic window of Moorella glycerini includes the following:
- the aroF gene encoding 3-deoxy-7-phosphoheptulonate synthase encodes MIIVMKPGATREQIEAVSERLVELGFKTHPIYGQEKTVIGAIGDKKALSSEAIINLPGVEKIVPIMKPYKLVSRELKETPTMVRVGGVPVGGRGLVVMAGPCAVESEEQLLSAARAVKAAGAQILRGGAFKPRTSPYAFQGLEEEGLKMLARVREEVGLPFVTEAVDTRDVALVAEYADALQIGARNMQNFRLLKEAGATGKPILLKRGLAATIEEWLMAAEYILDSGNPNVILCERGIRTFETATRFTLDLAAVAVVKENSHLPVIVDPSHGTGSWRLVLPMARAAVAAGADGLIIEVHPDPARALCDGPQSLHPETFDRLMGELAPVALAVGRGLAPPGVFLEKAAVLAGGK; translated from the coding sequence GTGATCATCGTTATGAAACCGGGAGCAACCCGGGAACAGATCGAGGCTGTAAGTGAACGCCTGGTAGAACTGGGCTTTAAGACCCACCCCATCTATGGCCAGGAAAAGACCGTTATCGGTGCTATCGGCGACAAGAAAGCCCTGAGTTCGGAAGCTATCATCAACCTGCCCGGCGTCGAAAAAATTGTCCCCATTATGAAGCCCTATAAACTGGTCAGCCGGGAACTGAAGGAGACGCCGACCATGGTACGGGTCGGCGGGGTGCCGGTAGGCGGCCGCGGCCTGGTGGTCATGGCCGGTCCCTGTGCCGTGGAAAGCGAGGAACAGCTTTTGAGCGCGGCCCGGGCCGTCAAGGCCGCCGGAGCCCAAATCTTGCGCGGCGGCGCCTTTAAACCGCGCACCTCTCCCTATGCCTTCCAGGGCCTGGAGGAGGAAGGCCTCAAAATGCTGGCCCGGGTGCGGGAGGAGGTAGGGTTGCCCTTTGTCACCGAAGCCGTGGACACCCGGGATGTGGCCCTGGTGGCCGAATATGCCGACGCCCTCCAGATTGGCGCCCGCAACATGCAGAACTTCCGCCTACTAAAGGAAGCCGGGGCTACCGGTAAGCCCATCCTCCTGAAGCGGGGTCTGGCAGCGACCATCGAAGAGTGGCTCATGGCAGCCGAATACATCCTGGACAGCGGCAATCCCAATGTGATTTTGTGCGAGCGAGGGATCCGTACCTTTGAGACGGCCACCCGTTTCACCCTGGACCTGGCTGCCGTGGCTGTGGTCAAAGAAAACTCCCACCTGCCGGTAATAGTTGACCCCAGCCATGGTACGGGAAGCTGGCGCCTGGTCCTACCCATGGCCCGGGCTGCGGTGGCTGCCGGCGCCGACGGGCTGATCATCGAGGTCCACCCCGACCCGGCCCGGGCCCTTTGCGACGGTCCCCAATCCCTGCACCCGGAAACCTTTGACCGCCTGATGGGCGAGCTGGCGCCGGTAGCCCTGGCTGTCGGCCGCGGCCTGGCCCCCCCAGGTGTATTTCTTGAAAAGGCTGCGGTCCTGGCGGGCGGGAAGTAG
- a CDS encoding S1C family serine protease, giving the protein MRYLSSSSFKYVRVLAVVLLFFLSAALGAGMAIVLAPRLVQRPLAPAPGPPARLTPPAGQPVQFTADSPVVAIARQVGPTVVGVAALTGHSFTGDAGVKQGSGVIFDGTNGYIVTNNHVIAGAERVTVSLDHDQVYPATLVGADERSDLAVLQIKGTNLPQARLGDSGTVQVGETVVAIGNPLGREFARSVTVGVISALNREVTVPGPRGVEITLRTLQTDAPINPGNSGGALVNLRGEVIGINSVKIAASGVEGMGFAIPINDVRPIIDQILTRGYVTHPFLGIYNLREITPEMARWYNIPEGVYIGGIFNDGPAAKARLQVGDVIIAVDNNKVASYADIQRLINKKSPGDKVTLTVVRLASKKQLNFTVTLGEMPSK; this is encoded by the coding sequence TTGCGTTATCTTTCTTCCAGCAGCTTTAAGTACGTGCGGGTCCTGGCAGTAGTGCTGCTATTTTTTCTCAGTGCGGCCCTTGGTGCCGGGATGGCCATTGTTCTGGCCCCGCGCCTGGTGCAGCGGCCCCTGGCACCGGCCCCTGGACCTCCGGCCCGGTTAACCCCACCGGCAGGACAACCGGTCCAATTTACAGCCGATTCACCGGTAGTTGCCATTGCCAGGCAGGTGGGCCCGACCGTCGTCGGGGTGGCGGCCTTGACGGGCCATAGTTTTACCGGTGATGCCGGGGTAAAACAGGGTTCCGGCGTTATTTTTGACGGTACCAACGGCTATATTGTTACCAATAACCACGTCATTGCCGGCGCCGAGCGGGTCACCGTCAGCCTCGACCACGACCAGGTTTACCCGGCCACATTGGTGGGAGCCGACGAGCGCAGCGACCTGGCAGTTCTGCAGATCAAGGGAACCAATTTGCCCCAGGCCCGCCTGGGGGATTCGGGCACCGTGCAGGTAGGGGAGACGGTAGTGGCCATTGGTAACCCCCTGGGCCGGGAGTTTGCCCGTTCGGTAACGGTGGGGGTCATCAGTGCCCTGAACCGGGAAGTGACCGTGCCCGGGCCCCGGGGTGTAGAGATTACCCTCCGGACTCTCCAGACCGACGCTCCCATTAACCCCGGCAACAGCGGCGGTGCCCTGGTAAATTTAAGGGGGGAAGTTATCGGCATCAACAGCGTTAAAATAGCCGCGAGCGGGGTGGAGGGCATGGGTTTTGCCATACCCATCAACGACGTCCGGCCTATTATCGACCAGATTCTGACCCGGGGTTATGTTACCCATCCTTTCCTGGGGATTTATAACCTCAGGGAGATTACCCCGGAAATGGCCCGGTGGTATAATATACCGGAGGGGGTTTATATCGGCGGCATCTTTAATGATGGCCCGGCGGCTAAGGCCAGATTGCAGGTGGGCGATGTCATTATCGCCGTAGACAACAATAAGGTGGCGAGTTACGCCGACATCCAGCGCTTGATTAATAAAAAATCGCCGGGGGATAAAGTAACTTTAACTGTTGTCCGCCTGGCAAGCAAAAAGCAACTTAATTTTACGGTAACCCTGGGTGAAATGCCGTCGAAATAA
- a CDS encoding DUF1934 domain-containing protein, producing MKKDVLVKVKGTQTNELGEKDSIELVTEGRFFIRDQHYYILYNETSLSGMEGTTTTLKVEPRRVTLNRMGTAEQKTTFEAGILNAGFYVTPYGTMKITVLPSKVEVDLTERGGSINLEYELQVGQEKISDNQLEITVERLESYA from the coding sequence TTGAAGAAGGACGTACTGGTGAAGGTCAAGGGCACCCAGACCAACGAGCTGGGGGAAAAGGATTCCATCGAGCTGGTTACCGAAGGTCGCTTCTTCATCCGGGATCAACACTACTACATCCTTTACAATGAAACCAGTCTATCGGGAATGGAGGGTACCACCACCACTTTAAAGGTCGAACCCCGGCGGGTAACCTTGAACCGCATGGGTACGGCCGAGCAAAAAACAACCTTTGAAGCAGGTATTTTAAATGCCGGCTTCTACGTAACTCCATACGGTACGATGAAGATTACCGTATTACCTTCTAAAGTGGAAGTCGACTTGACAGAACGGGGCGGAAGTATTAATCTAGAGTATGAATTGCAGGTCGGCCAGGAGAAAATCAGCGACAACCAGTTAGAGATTACGGTTGAGCGCCTGGAAAGTTACGCTTGA
- a CDS encoding MFS transporter, with the protein MSIARRLEGLPLGAFHYRLLLICGIGWLFDAMDVGLVSFVLPAVGKEWHLSAAQMGALGSIGLLGMGLGAVAGGTLSDLLGRKKVFTYTLIFYGVATFLAGLAVNYPWLMLLRFLVGLGLGAEVPVAFTLMSEFSPTRYRGRMAVLLESFWAFGWIAAALIGYLAVPRWGWRLAFFIGALPALYAAVLRRALPESPRYLEKIGKVEAAEAIVAMVEKSSGGPAGEILTGPEGEGETAARVTFSDLWSRRYFRRTLCLWLLWFGINFSYYGIVTWLPSLMVGRGFAIIKSFEYVLIMTLGQVPGYFSAAYLVEKIGRKATLVTYLALSGGAAYMFSLSTTTSQLILWGLAVYFFNLGAWGVLYAYTPELYPTAIRATGSGWASFCGRIGAILAPLIVGQMLVLMGQAAAYPVIFLLFTAVFVVTAIGMLLLGIETKGKTLEELFLTP; encoded by the coding sequence TTGAGTATTGCCCGGCGTTTAGAAGGATTACCCCTGGGGGCCTTTCATTACCGGTTGCTCCTTATCTGCGGCATAGGCTGGCTTTTTGATGCCATGGATGTGGGCCTGGTCTCCTTTGTTTTGCCGGCAGTGGGTAAAGAATGGCATCTTTCTGCCGCCCAGATGGGAGCCCTGGGCAGCATTGGCCTTTTAGGGATGGGCCTGGGTGCAGTTGCAGGCGGCACTTTAAGCGATCTCCTGGGACGCAAAAAGGTCTTTACTTACACCCTGATTTTCTATGGTGTAGCTACTTTCCTGGCGGGACTGGCAGTTAATTACCCCTGGCTGATGCTTTTGCGCTTCCTGGTGGGCCTCGGCCTGGGAGCCGAGGTACCGGTAGCCTTTACCCTGATGAGCGAATTTTCTCCTACTCGCTACCGGGGCCGCATGGCGGTCCTGCTGGAAAGCTTCTGGGCCTTTGGGTGGATTGCTGCAGCTCTGATAGGCTACCTGGCCGTACCCCGGTGGGGCTGGCGCCTGGCCTTCTTTATTGGTGCCCTGCCGGCCCTGTATGCTGCCGTTTTGCGCCGGGCCCTGCCGGAATCTCCCCGCTACCTGGAGAAAATAGGTAAAGTTGAAGCGGCTGAAGCAATAGTGGCCATGGTGGAGAAAAGCAGCGGCGGCCCTGCGGGAGAAATACTAACTGGCCCGGAAGGGGAGGGTGAAACTGCAGCCAGGGTAACCTTCAGCGATCTCTGGTCCCGGCGCTATTTCCGGCGCACCCTCTGCCTGTGGCTCTTATGGTTCGGGATTAACTTTTCCTATTACGGCATTGTCACCTGGTTGCCTTCCCTGATGGTGGGCAGGGGTTTTGCCATCATCAAGAGCTTTGAATACGTGTTAATCATGACCCTGGGCCAGGTACCGGGCTACTTCAGCGCCGCTTACCTGGTGGAGAAGATCGGTCGTAAAGCCACCCTGGTGACTTACCTGGCCTTGAGCGGTGGAGCAGCCTATATGTTCTCCCTCAGTACCACCACCAGCCAGCTTATTCTCTGGGGCCTGGCAGTCTACTTCTTTAACCTGGGAGCCTGGGGAGTCCTTTACGCCTATACGCCGGAGCTTTACCCCACGGCCATCCGGGCTACCGGTTCCGGCTGGGCCTCCTTCTGCGGCCGCATTGGCGCCATCCTCGCTCCCCTGATAGTAGGGCAGATGCTGGTCCTTATGGGCCAGGCGGCAGCCTACCCGGTGATCTTCCTCCTCTTTACCGCCGTCTTTGTCGTCACCGCTATCGGGATGCTTCTTTTAGGCATTGAAACCAAGGGTAAAACCCTGGAGGAACTTTTTTTAACCCCTTGA
- the argS gene encoding arginine--tRNA ligase, whose amino-acid sequence MNIVQETRRRLAAVLRDAAAAARAAGEISFDELPDFVIETPRDKSHGDFAANLALLLARQARQSPRNVAEALVRHLEIPQPGVARIEVAGPGFINFTLDNQWLLPVLPAVLAEDEHYGWCNIGQGAKVQVEFVSANPTGLLHMGNARGAALGDSIANLLTAVGYDVTREFYINDSGNQIENFGLSLEARYLQALGQEATIPPDGYHGEDLVETVGHFIDRYGDRYLDADPALRREMLVRYALEEKLAAIRQVLEDFGVTYDVWFSEQSLHDSGAVARAIADLDRAGYIYEKDGALWFKATRFGEEKDEVVVRKNGLPTYFAADIAYHRNKFERGFERVINIWGADHHGHVARLKGALQALGYDPGRLEVVLMQLVRLYQGGEVLRMSKRTGRYVTLNELIEEVGRDAARYFFVMLKSDSHLEFDLDLARSQTADNPVYYVQYAHARICSILRLAKDRGLAVPPAREARLDLLKEPAELELIKQIAALPETVAGAAQALEPHRLTRFAHDLAGLFHSFYTSCRVLADDPEIRKARLVLVEATRITLRNVLHLLGVSAPERM is encoded by the coding sequence GTGAATATAGTACAGGAAACCAGAAGGCGGCTGGCAGCGGTATTGAGGGATGCCGCTGCCGCCGCCCGGGCAGCCGGGGAGATAAGCTTTGATGAGCTGCCTGATTTTGTAATTGAGACGCCGCGGGATAAATCTCACGGCGACTTTGCTGCTAACCTGGCCTTGTTGCTGGCCAGGCAGGCCCGCCAGTCACCCAGGAACGTAGCGGAAGCACTGGTGCGACACCTGGAAATACCCCAACCCGGCGTGGCCAGGATCGAGGTGGCCGGACCGGGCTTTATTAATTTTACCCTGGACAACCAGTGGCTCTTACCGGTATTGCCGGCCGTCCTGGCCGAAGACGAGCATTACGGCTGGTGCAATATCGGCCAGGGGGCTAAGGTTCAGGTGGAGTTTGTCAGTGCCAATCCTACCGGGCTCCTGCATATGGGCAATGCCCGGGGGGCGGCCCTGGGAGATAGTATAGCCAACCTCCTTACAGCCGTGGGCTACGACGTTACCCGCGAATTCTATATTAACGACTCCGGCAACCAGATTGAGAACTTCGGCCTTTCCCTGGAGGCACGCTACCTGCAGGCCCTGGGTCAGGAGGCGACCATCCCCCCTGACGGTTACCACGGCGAGGACCTGGTAGAGACGGTGGGCCATTTTATTGACCGGTACGGGGACAGGTACCTGGACGCCGACCCGGCTTTAAGGCGGGAAATGCTAGTCCGCTATGCCCTGGAGGAAAAGCTGGCCGCCATTCGCCAGGTGCTGGAGGATTTTGGCGTTACCTATGACGTCTGGTTCAGCGAGCAGTCCCTGCACGATTCCGGGGCCGTTGCCCGGGCCATAGCCGACCTGGATAGGGCTGGCTATATTTATGAGAAGGACGGTGCCCTGTGGTTTAAAGCCACCCGTTTTGGCGAAGAAAAGGATGAGGTGGTGGTCCGTAAGAACGGTCTGCCCACCTATTTTGCTGCCGATATTGCCTACCACCGCAATAAATTCGAGCGGGGCTTTGAACGGGTCATCAATATCTGGGGCGCCGACCACCACGGCCATGTGGCCCGCCTGAAAGGGGCCCTCCAGGCCCTGGGTTACGACCCGGGGCGCCTGGAAGTAGTTCTCATGCAACTGGTCCGCCTTTACCAGGGCGGCGAGGTTTTACGCATGTCCAAGCGTACCGGCCGTTACGTAACGCTGAATGAGCTGATTGAAGAGGTGGGCCGGGACGCCGCCCGTTATTTCTTTGTCATGCTGAAGAGCGACAGCCACCTGGAGTTTGACCTCGACCTGGCCCGGTCGCAAACGGCCGACAACCCCGTTTACTACGTCCAGTACGCCCATGCTCGCATTTGCAGTATCCTGCGCCTGGCAAAGGATAGGGGCCTGGCAGTTCCCCCGGCCCGGGAGGCCCGCCTGGATCTTTTAAAAGAGCCGGCCGAGCTGGAGTTAATCAAACAGATTGCCGCTTTACCGGAGACGGTAGCCGGGGCGGCCCAGGCCCTGGAGCCCCATAGACTCACCCGTTTTGCCCATGACCTGGCCGGCCTGTTCCACAGCTTTTATACCAGCTGCCGCGTCCTGGCCGACGACCCGGAAATAAGGAAAGCACGCCTGGTACTGGTGGAAGCTACCCGTATAACCTTGCGCAACGTCCTGCACCTCCTGGGGGTCAGCGCTCCGGAGAGGATGTAG
- a CDS encoding putative manganese-dependent inorganic diphosphatase, whose protein sequence is MGKEILVIGHQRPDTDSIAAAIGYAGLKNELHQGGFQAARCGKLNRETEFVLSYFAVTVPPLVDDVRTRVKDVLDGGLLFIHPEATVRQAGIFMRQHGVKTLAVVNNERRLLGLFTVGDLARLLLEAWDTGNVPMDEPVQKVMHRDNLVVFHQDDLITEVRQTMLDTRYRNYPVVDDDHCLVGLIARYHLLAMRGKRVILVDHNEKSQAVPGIEEAKIQEVIDHHRLADIETAEPVMVRNEPVGSTATIVSKMYREQGLKPEKAVAGILCAAILSDTLLFKSPTSTLTDKEQAEWLAGIAGIDVNDFGREMFRAGSSLAGRSGREIILEDFKNFNFGGTMVGIGQIEIIDPGTLPVGREELLAELEKLQVEKNYDLIVLMVTDLMRNGTELLYTGPQARAVERAFNVAPGVSSVFLPGVMSRKKQVVPPLQRLLQK, encoded by the coding sequence ATGGGGAAAGAGATCCTGGTAATCGGGCACCAGCGACCGGATACGGATTCTATTGCTGCGGCCATTGGTTATGCCGGTTTGAAGAACGAATTGCACCAGGGGGGCTTCCAGGCCGCAAGGTGTGGGAAGCTCAACAGGGAAACGGAGTTTGTCCTTTCTTATTTCGCTGTAACTGTCCCGCCCTTAGTTGACGATGTCCGCACCCGGGTAAAGGATGTCCTGGACGGCGGGCTCCTCTTCATCCACCCGGAAGCGACGGTGCGCCAGGCCGGGATTTTTATGCGCCAGCACGGCGTTAAAACCCTGGCCGTCGTCAATAATGAGCGGCGCCTCCTGGGCCTCTTTACAGTGGGAGACCTGGCGCGGTTACTCCTGGAAGCCTGGGATACCGGCAACGTACCCATGGACGAGCCCGTTCAAAAAGTAATGCACAGGGATAACCTGGTGGTTTTTCACCAGGACGATCTCATCACGGAAGTCCGCCAGACCATGCTGGACACGCGTTACCGCAATTACCCGGTGGTTGACGACGACCACTGCCTGGTGGGTTTAATTGCCCGCTATCACCTGCTGGCCATGCGGGGCAAAAGGGTCATCCTGGTGGACCATAATGAAAAGAGCCAGGCCGTGCCCGGCATTGAAGAAGCGAAGATCCAGGAGGTTATTGATCACCACCGCCTGGCCGACATCGAAACGGCAGAACCCGTTATGGTCCGCAATGAACCGGTAGGGAGTACGGCCACCATTGTCAGCAAGATGTACCGGGAACAGGGCCTTAAGCCCGAAAAGGCTGTTGCCGGCATCTTATGCGCGGCCATCCTTTCCGACACCCTGCTTTTTAAATCACCAACAAGCACCTTAACCGATAAAGAGCAGGCGGAGTGGCTGGCCGGGATAGCAGGCATAGACGTTAATGATTTTGGCCGGGAAATGTTCCGGGCCGGTTCTTCCCTGGCCGGCCGCTCGGGACGGGAGATTATCCTGGAAGACTTTAAAAACTTCAACTTTGGCGGTACCATGGTCGGCATTGGCCAGATTGAGATTATCGATCCCGGCACCCTGCCGGTGGGGCGGGAAGAGCTCCTGGCTGAACTGGAAAAGCTCCAGGTAGAAAAGAATTATGATCTCATTGTGCTGATGGTCACCGATTTGATGCGGAACGGCACGGAGTTGCTTTACACCGGTCCCCAGGCGCGGGCCGTAGAGCGGGCCTTTAATGTTGCTCCGGGGGTGAGCAGTGTCTTTTTGCCCGGGGTCATGTCCCGCAAAAAACAGGTGGTACCGCCTTTACAGCGCCTTTTGCAGAAGTAA
- the rlmH gene encoding 23S rRNA (pseudouridine(1915)-N(3))-methyltransferase RlmH, with protein MQHIDIIVVGRVREQYLSTGINEYLKRLQPYARVRILEGPEEKVPDHLSPARVEQVLAAEGAGLKRLLRPGAYTIALDREGVMLSSEELATRLADLALAGRNDLAFVIGGTLGLARDLLEFADLRLSFSRFTFPHQLMRLILLEQLYRAYKIQRGETYHR; from the coding sequence ATGCAGCACATTGACATTATAGTCGTTGGCCGTGTCCGGGAGCAATATTTAAGTACCGGGATAAATGAATACTTAAAGCGCCTGCAGCCCTATGCCCGGGTGCGTATCCTGGAGGGGCCGGAAGAAAAGGTCCCGGATCATTTGTCCCCGGCCCGGGTCGAGCAGGTCCTGGCCGCTGAAGGAGCAGGGCTGAAGCGTCTCTTGCGGCCTGGCGCTTATACCATCGCCCTGGACCGGGAGGGCGTGATGCTATCTTCGGAAGAGCTGGCCACGCGGCTGGCTGATCTAGCCCTGGCCGGGCGCAATGACCTGGCCTTTGTCATTGGCGGTACCCTGGGCCTGGCTAGAGACCTCCTGGAGTTTGCTGACTTGCGCCTCTCCTTTTCCCGCTTTACCTTTCCCCACCAGCTCATGCGCTTAATCCTCCTCGAACAGCTCTACCGGGCCTATAAAATCCAGCGTGGAGAAACCTACCACCGTTAA